In one window of Ruminococcus albus AD2013 DNA:
- a CDS encoding flavin reductase family protein has translation MTYHKEHWKGSVITSPLPPTLVTCAFEDKINVLTIAWTGILCTRPPVTYISVRPERYSYDLIKNSGEFVINLPTKELVRAVDRCGVKTGSKLDKFADCGLHTEECVNVSTPMIAECPVSIECKVKEIVPLGSHDMFIADIVGINAAKELLDESGKLCLEKAGLLAYAHGGYFELGKQLGSFGYSVRKNKKRSEKKR, from the coding sequence ATGACATACCATAAAGAGCACTGGAAAGGCAGCGTGATAACTTCTCCCCTGCCTCCTACCCTAGTTACCTGCGCGTTTGAAGATAAGATAAATGTGCTTACTATCGCATGGACAGGCATACTCTGCACCCGTCCTCCAGTTACCTATATCTCGGTCAGACCTGAAAGATATTCATATGACCTTATAAAAAACAGCGGTGAGTTCGTTATAAATCTTCCCACAAAAGAACTGGTCAGAGCAGTTGACCGCTGCGGTGTAAAGACAGGTTCCAAACTTGATAAATTTGCCGACTGCGGACTTCACACAGAAGAGTGTGTAAATGTATCAACACCAATGATCGCGGAATGTCCCGTAAGCATAGAATGTAAGGTGAAGGAGATCGTCCCGCTGGGCAGCCATGATATGTTCATAGCTGATATCGTTGGGATAAACGCAGCAAAGGAGCTTCTTGATGAAAGCGGAAAGCTCTGTCTTGAAAAAGCAGGACTTCTTGCTTACGCTCACGGCGGATATTTCGAGCTGGGAAAACAACTTGGCAGCTTCGGTTATTCCGTAAGGAAAAATAAAAAGCGCTCCGAGAAAAAACGCTGA
- a CDS encoding YoaK family protein, which translates to MSKSRHIAENFKVGALLTLVGGYLDTYTYISRGGVFANAQTGNIVLMGLKLKGGEFAEAIHYLIPILSFVAGVLLVELIKSRFNDDPKVHWHQLTLALEMLIVVAVAFIPESHNNIANVLVSLTCAMQVEGFRRLNGNAYATTMCTGNLRSGSESLFAYLKTRDITQKQKALQYYGIILIFIAGAVIGAVLTGFIGIKAVLVCLAGQAGALLVLRTYKTPDDKAAE; encoded by the coding sequence ATGAGCAAATCAAGACATATTGCGGAAAATTTCAAGGTGGGCGCACTGCTTACCCTTGTAGGTGGCTATCTGGATACCTACACCTATATCAGCCGCGGTGGAGTTTTCGCCAATGCCCAGACAGGCAATATTGTCCTGATGGGTCTTAAACTTAAAGGCGGAGAATTTGCCGAAGCTATCCACTATCTTATACCGATACTGTCTTTTGTGGCAGGTGTGCTTCTGGTGGAGCTTATAAAATCCAGATTCAATGACGACCCGAAAGTTCACTGGCACCAGTTGACTCTCGCGCTGGAAATGCTGATAGTCGTAGCAGTTGCATTTATTCCCGAGAGCCATAACAACATTGCCAATGTACTTGTTTCTCTGACCTGTGCTATGCAGGTCGAAGGTTTCCGCCGTCTTAACGGCAACGCCTACGCGACAACAATGTGTACAGGCAATCTGCGCAGCGGAAGTGAAAGTCTTTTCGCTTACCTGAAAACCAGGGATATCACCCAAAAGCAGAAAGCTTTACAGTATTACGGCATTATACTGATCTTTATAGCAGGAGCTGTAATTGGCGCAGTCCTCACTGGATTCATAGGTATAAAAGCCGTCCTTGTGTGTCTAGCGGGACAGGCAGGCGCACTTCTTGTACTCAGAACTTATAAGACTCCCGATGATAAGGCGGCAGAATGA
- a CDS encoding GNAT family N-acetyltransferase, protein MIKLKFEQMSAETMEKLSADIPEAKQLEDIVREHKGVVFALNDGEKYTAASAMMFEMNDETLTVALRKLYLSALLVSENADTGIDGMMLEYTADKAKFIGYDLVTTKVSTDDVRAIKFYSSHGFDKIVKANITGKYLILQRDVKIKVSCCGFYA, encoded by the coding sequence ATGATAAAGCTTAAGTTTGAACAGATGTCCGCAGAGACAATGGAAAAACTCTCCGCCGATATACCCGAAGCAAAACAGCTCGAAGATATCGTCAGAGAACATAAAGGTGTTGTCTTCGCACTTAATGACGGCGAAAAATATACCGCAGCATCTGCTATGATGTTTGAGATGAACGACGAAACACTTACCGTCGCCCTGCGAAAACTCTACCTCTCGGCACTGTTAGTCAGCGAGAATGCTGATACGGGCATTGACGGCATGATGCTTGAATATACAGCCGACAAAGCTAAATTCATTGGATACGATCTCGTCACAACAAAAGTCAGCACCGATGACGTAAGAGCGATAAAGTTCTATTCCTCTCACGGATTTGATAAGATCGTCAAAGCAAACATAACAGGAAAATATCTGATACTGCAGCGTGATGTAAAGATAAAAGTAAGCTGCTGCGGTTTTTACGCATAG
- a CDS encoding exopolyphosphatase: protein MRRLVTRSDFDGLVCAMLLKEIEIIDEIKFVHPKDVQDGKIELSENDITTNLPFDKRVGLAFDHHESELIRNKVEDYLGKYIIDGNAKSAARVVYDYYGGELVFHQVSDEIMEAVDKGDSADFTEDEILNPSGWVLMNFLMDARTGLGRFHNFRISNYDLMMKLIDFCVDHSIEDVLKLPDVKERVDLYFEQQEMFKEQLKRITEIHDKVAVIDLRKEDTIYAGNRFMVYAMWPEVELSVHVAWGFKKQNTAVMIGKSIINRSSPFDIGSLCLSYGGGGHANAGTCQLSNEVVDAELPVIIDKLNGKIPV, encoded by the coding sequence ATGAGAAGACTTGTTACAAGAAGTGACTTTGACGGCTTGGTTTGCGCTATGCTGCTCAAGGAAATTGAGATCATTGATGAGATCAAATTCGTTCACCCTAAAGATGTACAGGACGGCAAGATAGAGCTTTCAGAAAATGATATCACTACTAATCTGCCCTTCGATAAGCGTGTAGGTCTGGCTTTTGACCACCATGAAAGTGAATTGATAAGAAATAAAGTCGAGGATTATCTCGGAAAATATATCATCGACGGCAACGCTAAATCCGCAGCAAGAGTAGTGTATGACTACTACGGCGGCGAACTTGTTTTCCACCAGGTCTCCGATGAGATCATGGAAGCAGTTGATAAGGGCGACAGTGCCGACTTTACCGAGGACGAGATACTCAACCCCTCGGGCTGGGTACTTATGAATTTCCTTATGGACGCTCGTACAGGTCTCGGAAGATTCCATAACTTCCGTATCTCAAACTATGATCTGATGATGAAACTCATTGATTTCTGCGTCGATCATTCTATCGAAGACGTTCTCAAACTGCCCGATGTCAAGGAACGTGTGGATCTGTATTTTGAACAGCAGGAAATGTTCAAGGAACAGCTGAAGCGCATTACAGAGATACATGATAAGGTAGCAGTCATTGACCTGAGAAAGGAAGATACCATCTATGCGGGCAACCGTTTCATGGTATACGCTATGTGGCCTGAAGTTGAGCTTTCCGTTCATGTGGCATGGGGCTTCAAAAAGCAGAATACAGCTGTTATGATCGGCAAGTCGATCATCAACAGAAGTTCGCCTTTCGATATCGGTTCACTCTGCCTTTCTTACGGCGGCGGCGGTCATGCAAATGCAGGCACCTGCCAGCTTAGCAACGAGGTTGTTGATGCTGAACTTCCTGTTATTATAGACAAACTAAACGGTAAGATCCCTGTGTGA
- the metA gene encoding homoserine O-acetyltransferase MetA: MPIKIPNDLPAFKALEKERIFVIPNDRAMHQDIRALKIAILNLMPDKITTETQLLRLLSNTPLHVDIELIQMSSHVSKNTSQEHMLAFYKPFSEVKNNRYDGLIITGAPIEQLDYEQVDYWDEFCQVLEWSKTNVYSTIHICWGAQAALYYHYGVPKYPLESKMFGNFKHHIEHPECMILKGFGDVFHCPHSRHTEVRHEDVIKVPELTVLAESYEAGLQLICDNSERFFFQLGHWEYDRETLAKEYFRDVRKGLDIQVPYNYFPGNDPDQQPIFNWSCSANLLYSNWLNYCVYQKTPYALEELTPVPVGGRKYKR, from the coding sequence ATGCCTATAAAGATACCTAATGATCTGCCTGCTTTCAAGGCACTTGAAAAAGAAAGGATATTCGTCATACCAAACGACAGAGCTATGCACCAGGATATCCGCGCACTGAAAATAGCCATACTCAATCTCATGCCCGATAAGATAACCACGGAGACCCAGCTGCTAAGACTGCTGAGTAATACCCCTCTTCATGTGGATATCGAGCTTATCCAGATGAGCAGCCATGTTTCAAAAAACACCTCACAGGAGCATATGCTGGCTTTCTATAAGCCATTCAGTGAAGTGAAAAATAACCGCTATGACGGTCTTATCATAACAGGAGCACCTATCGAGCAGCTTGATTACGAACAGGTGGATTACTGGGACGAGTTCTGTCAGGTGCTTGAATGGTCTAAGACTAATGTTTACTCCACTATCCACATCTGCTGGGGTGCACAGGCAGCACTTTATTATCACTACGGTGTGCCGAAGTATCCCCTTGAAAGCAAGATGTTCGGCAACTTCAAGCACCATATCGAGCATCCCGAATGTATGATACTAAAAGGTTTCGGAGATGTTTTCCATTGTCCACATTCACGGCATACCGAGGTAAGGCATGAAGATGTAATCAAAGTTCCCGAGCTGACTGTCCTTGCGGAATCCTATGAAGCAGGATTACAGCTGATATGTGATAACAGCGAAAGATTTTTCTTCCAGCTGGGTCACTGGGAGTATGACCGTGAGACCTTGGCAAAAGAGTATTTCCGTGATGTCCGCAAGGGTCTGGATATTCAGGTGCCATATAATTATTTCCCGGGAAACGATCCCGACCAGCAGCCTATCTTCAACTGGAGCTGTTCAGCTAATCTGCTATATTCTAACTGGCTGAACTACTGCGTATACCAGAAAACGCCCTATGCTCTTGAAGAACTCACTCCGGTGCCGGTCGGCGGCAGAAAATATAAACGATGA
- the glyA gene encoding serine hydroxymethyltransferase, with the protein MKMLDSIGFVTGFDKEVGEAMNKELARQRRNLELIASENIVSPAVMAAMGSVLTNKYAEGYPGKRYYGGCEDVDIVEQIAIDRACKLFGAKYANVQPHSGAQANTAVYFALLKPGDTVMGMSLDNGGHLTHGSPVNISGKYFNFVPYGVNDEGFIDYDAMEKQAKEVKPKMIVAGASAYPRVIDFERISQIAKSVGAYFMVDMAHIAGLVATGMHPSPVPFADVTTTTTHKTLRGPRGGLILTNDEALAKKFNSAIFPGTQGGPLMHVIAGKAVCFGEALKPEFKAYGEQVVKNAQRLAKGLVDKGFALVSGGTDNHLMLADLRPFNITGKKLQNDLDEVYITVNKNAIPNDPESPFVTSGVRIGTPAVTTRGLVEEDMDVIAECIYLTASDFDANADKVREMVTGICKKYPLYE; encoded by the coding sequence ATGAAGATGCTTGATTCCATCGGTTTTGTTACCGGATTCGACAAGGAAGTCGGCGAAGCTATGAACAAAGAGCTGGCTCGTCAGAGAAGAAACCTTGAGCTTATCGCAAGTGAGAACATCGTATCCCCTGCTGTTATGGCAGCTATGGGCAGTGTACTGACAAACAAGTACGCTGAGGGTTATCCCGGAAAGAGATACTACGGCGGCTGTGAGGACGTTGATATCGTAGAGCAGATCGCTATCGACAGAGCATGCAAGCTGTTCGGCGCAAAGTATGCAAACGTTCAGCCCCACTCCGGTGCACAGGCTAACACTGCTGTATACTTCGCTCTGCTGAAGCCCGGCGATACCGTTATGGGTATGAGCCTTGACAACGGCGGTCACCTGACACACGGTTCACCCGTTAATATTTCCGGTAAATATTTCAACTTCGTTCCTTACGGTGTTAATGATGAAGGTTTCATCGATTACGACGCAATGGAGAAGCAGGCTAAGGAAGTTAAGCCCAAGATGATCGTTGCAGGTGCTTCTGCTTACCCCAGAGTTATCGACTTCGAGCGCATCTCACAGATAGCTAAGTCCGTTGGTGCTTACTTCATGGTGGATATGGCTCACATCGCAGGTCTGGTTGCTACAGGTATGCACCCCTCTCCTGTTCCTTTTGCTGATGTTACAACTACTACAACTCACAAGACCCTGAGAGGTCCCAGAGGCGGTCTGATACTGACCAATGATGAGGCACTGGCTAAGAAGTTCAACAGCGCTATCTTCCCCGGCACACAGGGCGGTCCTCTGATGCACGTTATCGCAGGCAAGGCTGTATGCTTCGGTGAGGCTCTGAAACCTGAGTTCAAGGCTTACGGCGAGCAGGTAGTAAAGAACGCACAGAGACTGGCTAAGGGTCTGGTTGACAAGGGCTTCGCACTTGTATCCGGCGGTACAGACAATCATCTGATGCTGGCTGATCTTCGTCCTTTCAATATCACAGGCAAAAAGCTGCAGAATGATCTGGACGAGGTTTACATCACCGTTAACAAGAATGCTATACCCAATGACCCCGAAAGCCCCTTCGTAACAAGCGGTGTTCGTATCGGTACTCCCGCAGTTACTACAAGAGGTCTTGTTGAAGAAGATATGGATGTTATCGCTGAGTGCATTTACCTGACTGCTTCTGACTTCGATGCTAATGCTGACAAGGTTAGAGAGATGGTAACCGGTATCTGCAAGAAGTATCCTCTGTACGAATAA
- a CDS encoding GNAT family N-acetyltransferase, whose protein sequence is MEGLNLIGSQPFDTKRLKIRPFNIKDAQFMYKNWANSDNVTKYLVWNTHKSIEESIEYCNFVVKESQALDYFHWIIELSEIKEPIGSIGVSEIDKDKREAKIGYVLGEKWWNQGYMTEALEAVLAYLIFVIGFDKITIEHFTENKASGRVMQKCGLVHSGTSKCVLEQKGGREVTNEVYTITKQEWFAKNIRI, encoded by the coding sequence ATGGAGGGACTTAACCTTATCGGATCACAGCCTTTTGATACAAAAAGGCTGAAGATCAGACCTTTCAATATAAAAGACGCTCAGTTTATGTACAAAAACTGGGCTAACAGCGATAACGTAACAAAATACCTTGTATGGAACACCCACAAGAGTATCGAAGAAAGCATTGAGTACTGCAATTTTGTTGTAAAAGAATCTCAGGCGCTTGATTATTTCCACTGGATAATAGAGCTTAGCGAGATAAAAGAACCCATAGGTTCTATCGGAGTTTCTGAGATCGATAAAGATAAGCGCGAAGCTAAGATAGGCTACGTCCTCGGTGAAAAATGGTGGAATCAGGGATATATGACAGAAGCACTGGAAGCTGTGCTTGCCTATCTGATATTCGTTATCGGATTTGACAAGATCACCATAGAACATTTCACCGAAAACAAAGCCAGCGGCAGGGTCATGCAAAAGTGCGGACTTGTTCACAGCGGCACATCTAAATGCGTTCTTGAACAGAAAGGCGGCAGGGAAGTCACCAACGAAGTCTATACCATCACAAAACAAGAATGGTTCGCTAAAAATATCAGGATTTAA
- a CDS encoding zinc ribbon domain-containing protein, whose product MKCPKCGEIVGDHDKFCPRCNAELFIDTQLAERLFKKKEDPLPDDKDNFFKPDRKAKDNNGQKKTKLNIDIHNLKLIAIVVLSLLIIVLVIVLVVTSLGSKGEKYAKKAADYIGADFEIASKKFDFKIKQESGYKGLTAVIDYNYVAESDTEVRIDGVTYPEWAVIFKTDDENRITEVRYCNFKSIKSDIKGVRKEHNINLDKFNPGTDKSTVDKELDMDYYSVSYTKDGEAYIYRYWYENDSGDEQPVVLTVYYDTKGKLKVYTPQMLYHQFM is encoded by the coding sequence GTGAAATGTCCTAAATGCGGAGAAATTGTTGGGGATCACGACAAGTTCTGCCCCCGATGCAACGCCGAACTTTTTATAGATACTCAGCTTGCCGAGCGTCTTTTCAAGAAAAAGGAAGATCCTCTTCCAGATGATAAAGATAATTTCTTTAAGCCCGACAGGAAAGCCAAGGATAATAACGGTCAGAAAAAAACTAAGCTGAATATCGATATCCACAATCTCAAACTCATAGCTATCGTTGTGCTTTCGCTTCTGATAATTGTACTCGTGATAGTTCTGGTCGTAACGTCTCTGGGTTCAAAGGGAGAAAAGTACGCTAAAAAAGCCGCTGACTATATCGGTGCCGATTTTGAGATAGCTTCCAAGAAATTTGATTTCAAGATAAAGCAGGAATCAGGCTACAAGGGACTTACCGCTGTAATAGATTATAACTATGTAGCTGAATCCGATACCGAAGTCCGCATTGATGGTGTGACCTACCCCGAGTGGGCAGTCATTTTCAAGACTGATGACGAGAACCGCATCACTGAGGTTCGATACTGCAATTTCAAGAGCATCAAGAGCGATATCAAGGGTGTCAGAAAAGAGCATAACATAAACCTTGATAAATTCAATCCCGGTACGGATAAATCGACTGTGGATAAAGAGCTTGATATGGACTACTACAGCGTTTCTTATACCAAGGACGGCGAGGCATATATCTACCGCTATTGGTACGAAAACGACAGCGGCGATGAACAGCCCGTGGTGCTTACTGTTTACTATGATACCAAGGGCAAGCTAAAGGTCTACACTCCCCAGATGCTATACCACCAGTTCATGTAG
- a CDS encoding zinc dependent phospholipase C family protein, which yields MMKNITTTASAFLCNKVRVNTAYAWTSDVHSYIAEKALELLTIDKKLRPAAFYKDWHEEIKLGAVQPDKTGDIDEGPGMHYYSCMNAKGKELDESNGFYRNRLGDFAPSARTLFRANYTSAVSLYKSGMTKESMIYLGRAIHFVSDMGCTPHVANMTSGIKASNVHNAFEKQIKNSYTGFKADSFDKRLTKYYEKADPGDAFNKLIKYAGKFVDTILHLDPRAFDDTAKNTIPVTEQHVMAVLLKFFNDCNSDSGNFICNDKMYTFKNEATGLLLTTTAKSISVDESDKDKDQKLKVKLSETGTFGLRAISGGYINKKCNGYDYLKIDGKAAQFRAEALGNRRFVISTEESDFKKYLTAKGSKLTVASYEPDNHYMIWVLS from the coding sequence ATGATGAAGAACATAACAACTACAGCTTCCGCTTTTTTATGCAACAAGGTCAGGGTTAATACTGCTTATGCCTGGACTTCTGATGTACACAGCTATATCGCGGAAAAGGCACTGGAGCTTCTGACAATAGATAAAAAACTTCGCCCTGCTGCTTTTTATAAGGACTGGCATGAAGAGATCAAGCTCGGTGCTGTTCAGCCCGATAAGACCGGGGATATAGACGAAGGACCAGGTATGCACTATTATTCCTGCATGAACGCTAAGGGCAAGGAACTGGATGAATCAAACGGATTCTACCGCAACAGGCTGGGCGATTTTGCACCCAGCGCGAGAACACTATTCCGTGCAAATTATACATCTGCGGTATCACTTTATAAAAGCGGCATGACCAAGGAATCTATGATATATCTTGGCAGAGCTATACACTTTGTTTCCGATATGGGCTGTACTCCTCATGTTGCGAATATGACCAGCGGCATCAAGGCAAGCAATGTTCACAACGCTTTTGAAAAGCAGATAAAGAACAGCTACACAGGTTTCAAGGCAGACAGCTTTGACAAGCGCCTTACAAAGTATTATGAAAAAGCTGATCCCGGCGATGCTTTCAACAAGCTGATAAAATACGCGGGCAAGTTTGTTGATACAATACTCCACCTCGATCCAAGAGCTTTTGATGATACTGCCAAAAACACTATTCCCGTAACCGAACAGCACGTAATGGCAGTTCTTCTGAAATTCTTCAATGACTGCAATTCTGACAGCGGCAACTTTATCTGCAACGACAAGATGTACACTTTCAAAAACGAAGCAACAGGTCTTTTGCTGACTACTACAGCAAAGAGCATCTCCGTTGATGAATCCGACAAGGATAAGGATCAGAAGCTGAAAGTAAAGCTCAGTGAGACAGGTACTTTCGGATTGAGAGCCATAAGCGGCGGATACATCAACAAAAAATGTAATGGCTACGATTACCTGAAGATCGACGGCAAGGCCGCACAGTTCAGGGCTGAAGCACTTGGCAACCGCAGATTTGTCATCAGCACCGAAGAAAGCGATTTCAAAAAGTATCTGACTGCAAAGGGCAGCAAACTTACTGTTGCTTCATACGAGCCCGACAATCACTATATGATATGGGTTCTTAGCTGA
- a CDS encoding RidA family protein, translated as MSEIIRKDVNEQWCHSGIIKAGEYCFLNYCAGNVGGTVEEQINGAFDEMEKRLALFDLTLENVVQMDCLFRDVWNIPIMEKVIKERFNGRYPVRKSIQTEFAHVGGENGLQFQADAIAYCDK; from the coding sequence ATGAGTGAAATTATCAGAAAAGATGTCAACGAACAGTGGTGCCATTCAGGCATAATCAAAGCAGGGGAGTACTGCTTCCTGAACTACTGCGCAGGCAATGTGGGCGGAACTGTTGAAGAACAGATAAACGGCGCATTTGATGAAATGGAAAAACGTCTTGCTCTTTTTGACCTTACTCTCGAAAATGTTGTCCAGATGGATTGTCTTTTTCGTGATGTATGGAATATCCCCATCATGGAAAAAGTAATAAAAGAACGCTTCAACGGAAGATATCCCGTCCGCAAATCGATACAGACCGAGTTCGCCCATGTTGGCGGAGAAAACGGTTTGCAGTTTCAGGCGGATGCCATAGCATACTGTGATAAATAA
- a CDS encoding CotH kinase family protein — translation MDIRKNIALLTALVCVLSVSSCSNKKPGSKKNSSSQSAGTADDGMLDESVSSVEFSLESGFYDIDQQLELSAQGEGLTIRYTTDGSIPNESSPEYTEALTLSDRKNDFSTLAEHKDITASHDYSPPMTVDKGNVIRAAAFKSDGTHGKVTSRTIFVGIDRVKKYGDVPVISLMMDQADLFDYERGIYVLGKVHDDWLAEDPKNASADVWKQEANFTQRGKEWERPVYAEYILSDGTTAFTQDLGIRIMGAASRNEHQKSLRLSARKDYGAKNVKYELIPDNTRSDDQGNVEKYKSFVLRNGGNDCNFAKIRDPLLQSMVSDKTFETIQSTPVVAFIDGEYWGMYTLTEDYSDNYISNNYEIDNNNVVILKVGEIEEGNDEDIKLYSDMYEFITENDMSDADNYAKACDMLDMQTFSDYMAFNIYIANEDSIIQGNNWRMWRVRDADNATAVSDGKWRMMAYDTDYSSGIYTGGQNYDENFIKKAINGTQTFKDLDQPPAEIFRALLDNDDFKQMFILSLCDMRNISFEKSKVDAAYNDIVRVYSSLVIDTFKRFGPDYAKDGFEWNADGLKQFLDGRNKVFMTHITDVFKPGEKVSVTVKTSDSSKGGVILNTTALDLSDKDFSGEYYTAYPITVTADPASGKFVKWEATGCSISDANSPTATVTIKGDCEIKAIYE, via the coding sequence ATGGATATAAGAAAAAATATCGCACTGCTGACAGCTCTTGTCTGTGTACTTAGCGTGAGCAGCTGCTCAAATAAAAAGCCCGGCAGCAAAAAGAATTCTTCATCCCAATCTGCCGGTACAGCAGATGATGGTATGCTCGATGAGTCTGTCAGCTCTGTGGAATTCAGCCTTGAAAGCGGTTTCTACGATATTGATCAGCAGCTTGAACTTTCAGCACAGGGCGAGGGCTTAACAATAAGGTATACCACCGACGGCAGTATCCCCAATGAGTCTTCGCCCGAATATACCGAAGCCCTGACCTTGTCCGACCGCAAGAACGATTTTTCAACCCTGGCGGAACACAAGGATATCACAGCAAGCCATGATTATTCTCCACCAATGACTGTGGATAAAGGCAATGTCATCAGGGCGGCGGCTTTCAAGTCCGATGGTACCCATGGCAAAGTGACTTCCCGCACGATATTTGTTGGTATCGACAGAGTCAAAAAATACGGGGATGTCCCTGTTATATCCCTTATGATGGATCAGGCGGATCTCTTTGACTATGAAAGAGGTATCTACGTTCTGGGCAAAGTCCATGATGACTGGCTGGCGGAAGATCCCAAAAATGCTTCCGCTGATGTCTGGAAGCAGGAAGCCAACTTCACCCAGCGCGGTAAAGAATGGGAGCGTCCCGTCTATGCAGAGTATATCCTCTCCGACGGAACTACTGCTTTCACGCAGGATCTTGGCATAAGGATAATGGGTGCCGCATCCCGAAACGAACATCAGAAAAGTCTTCGTCTTTCTGCTCGCAAAGATTACGGCGCGAAGAATGTTAAATATGAACTTATCCCCGATAATACCCGTTCTGATGATCAGGGAAATGTGGAAAAGTATAAGTCCTTTGTCCTTAGAAACGGCGGAAATGACTGTAATTTCGCCAAGATACGCGACCCGCTTCTTCAGTCGATGGTAAGCGATAAAACTTTTGAAACTATCCAGTCTACTCCCGTGGTGGCTTTCATCGACGGCGAATACTGGGGTATGTATACCCTTACCGAGGATTATAGCGATAACTATATCTCAAATAACTACGAAATTGATAACAACAACGTCGTTATATTGAAAGTAGGCGAGATAGAGGAGGGCAATGACGAAGATATCAAGCTTTACAGCGATATGTATGAATTCATTACTGAAAATGATATGTCCGATGCTGATAACTACGCAAAGGCTTGTGATATGCTTGATATGCAGACATTCTCGGATTACATGGCATTCAATATTTACATCGCCAATGAAGACAGCATTATCCAGGGCAATAACTGGCGTATGTGGAGAGTGCGCGATGCCGACAATGCTACCGCTGTATCCGATGGAAAATGGCGCATGATGGCTTATGACACCGACTATTCCAGCGGCATATACACAGGCGGACAGAACTACGATGAAAATTTCATCAAAAAAGCCATCAATGGTACCCAGACTTTCAAAGACCTTGACCAGCCTCCCGCTGAGATATTCCGTGCCCTGCTGGATAACGATGATTTCAAGCAGATGTTCATTCTCTCCCTCTGCGATATGAGGAATATCAGTTTTGAAAAAAGCAAGGTCGATGCCGCTTACAATGACATCGTGAGGGTATATTCTTCACTTGTGATAGATACCTTCAAGCGCTTCGGCCCCGACTACGCGAAAGATGGTTTTGAGTGGAATGCCGATGGTCTGAAACAGTTCCTTGATGGCAGGAACAAGGTCTTCATGACTCATATCACCGATGTTTTCAAGCCGGGTGAAAAAGTTTCCGTGACTGTCAAAACTTCTGACAGTTCCAAGGGCGGAGTTATCCTTAACACCACAGCACTCGACCTTTCGGATAAGGATTTTTCGGGTGAATACTACACTGCTTATCCCATCACCGTGACCGCCGACCCTGCATCTGGCAAGTTCGTCAAGTGGGAAGCAACAGGCTGTTCCATCTCAGACGCAAATTCACCAACTGCAACAGTCACTATAAAAGGCGACTGCGAGATAAAAGCTATTTACGAATGA
- a CDS encoding nucleoside phosphorylase, with translation MSLFDSFDKDGEEILRPNMIFEHADDIPKKLIVVFNINTVNSMLKRFDCTECSARMSAGQNIPIYSLEYKGETIGFYLSPIGSAAAVGIMEEIAFKKDKKLLFFGSCGSLDKQISSGKLLIPEEAYRDEGTSYHYAPPSDYIKIKSADRLAEVFDEINVPYSKTKIWTTDAFYRETKRNMLARKAEGCSAVDMECSALMACAQFRGYEVYEFVYAADCLDGDEWDMRILGSGEKDLCDMMADIALETIIRL, from the coding sequence ATGAGCTTATTTGATTCATTCGATAAAGACGGCGAAGAGATACTCCGTCCCAACATGATTTTTGAGCATGCCGATGATATCCCCAAAAAACTCATCGTTGTTTTCAATATCAATACAGTGAACAGTATGCTCAAACGTTTTGACTGCACCGAATGTTCGGCACGAATGTCGGCAGGACAGAATATCCCCATTTACAGCCTTGAATATAAAGGAGAAACTATCGGCTTCTATCTATCTCCTATCGGCAGCGCGGCTGCTGTGGGTATAATGGAAGAGATAGCTTTTAAAAAAGATAAAAAACTGCTGTTCTTTGGTTCATGCGGTTCTCTCGATAAACAAATATCCTCGGGAAAACTGCTTATCCCCGAAGAAGCTTACCGTGATGAGGGCACAAGCTACCATTATGCGCCGCCTTCGGATTATATAAAAATAAAGTCTGCTGACAGACTGGCAGAAGTTTTTGACGAGATAAACGTTCCCTATAGCAAGACTAAGATATGGACTACGGACGCTTTCTACCGCGAGACCAAAAGAAATATGCTTGCTCGTAAAGCAGAGGGCTGTTCAGCGGTTGATATGGAATGTTCTGCACTGATGGCTTGCGCTCAGTTCAGGGGATATGAGGTCTATGAGTTTGTATATGCCGCTGACTGCCTTGATGGTGATGAATGGGATATGCGCATACTCGGCAGCGGCGAAAAAGACCTCTGTGATATGATGGCAGATATTGCACTTGAAACTATCATAAGATTGTAA